The proteins below are encoded in one region of Clostridium fermenticellae:
- a CDS encoding glucose-6-phosphate isomerase produces MSDKQLNLDLEGCKDFLGGHEIDLMQSFVNEAHYMLHKKTGIGNEFTGWIDLPKNYDRVEFDRIKRSAKKIRDNSDVFIVIGIGGSYLGARAAIDMLSHTFYNDLPKEKRNGPKIYFLGNSLSSTYIADLLEVIEDKDISVNVISKSGTTTEPAIAFRILRELLEKKYGKAEARNRIFATTDKKNGALKSLADTEGYRTFIIPDDIGGRFSVLTAVGILPIAVAGIDIDNLMKGAEDASVIYSTSKLSENDAYKYAVVRNVLYRKGKTTEILANFEPCLHYFGEWWKQLYGESEGKDHKGLFPASVNFSTDLHSIGQFIQDGSRNLIETFLNVEKPKKDFEIRPDKENLDKLNFIQGKTIGFVNQQAFRATVLAHISGYVPCMVLNIPEISPYYLGHMIYFFEKACGISGYLLGVNPFNQPGVEEYKKNMFAFLEKPGYEELTAKIKERM; encoded by the coding sequence ATGTCTGATAAACAATTGAATTTGGATTTAGAAGGCTGTAAAGATTTTTTGGGGGGACATGAAATAGATTTAATGCAGTCTTTTGTAAATGAGGCTCATTATATGCTTCATAAAAAAACAGGCATTGGGAATGAATTTACAGGATGGATTGATCTTCCGAAAAATTATGATAGGGTAGAATTTGATAGAATAAAGAGGTCTGCTAAAAAAATTAGAGATAATTCAGATGTATTTATAGTTATAGGAATAGGTGGTTCATATCTTGGAGCGAGAGCTGCTATAGATATGCTTTCACATACATTTTATAATGACTTACCAAAAGAAAAGAGGAATGGTCCTAAAATATATTTCTTAGGAAATAGTTTAAGTTCAACATATATAGCAGATCTTCTCGAAGTAATTGAAGATAAAGATATTTCTGTAAATGTAATATCAAAATCAGGTACAACAACAGAACCAGCAATAGCTTTCAGAATTTTAAGGGAATTACTTGAAAAAAAATATGGTAAAGCTGAAGCAAGAAATAGAATATTTGCTACGACAGATAAAAAAAATGGAGCACTTAAGTCTCTTGCTGATACGGAAGGATATCGAACTTTTATAATTCCAGATGATATTGGTGGAAGATTTTCAGTACTTACAGCGGTTGGAATTTTACCTATAGCAGTAGCTGGAATAGATATAGATAATTTAATGAAAGGTGCAGAGGATGCATCAGTTATTTACAGCACATCGAAATTGAGTGAAAATGATGCTTATAAATATGCGGTAGTAAGAAATGTTTTATATAGAAAAGGAAAAACTACGGAGATACTTGCAAATTTTGAACCGTGTCTTCATTATTTTGGAGAATGGTGGAAGCAATTGTATGGAGAAAGTGAAGGTAAAGATCATAAAGGCCTATTTCCGGCATCAGTAAATTTTTCAACAGATCTTCATTCAATAGGGCAATTTATACAAGATGGAAGTAGAAATTTGATTGAAACATTTTTAAATGTAGAAAAGCCAAAAAAAGATTTTGAAATAAGGCCGGATAAAGAAAATTTAGATAAACTAAATTTTATTCAAGGAAAGACAATAGGATTTGTAAATCAACAGGCTTTTAGAGCTACAGTTTTAGCCCATATTAGTGGATATGTCCCATGTATGGTTCTAAACATTCCAGAAATAAGTCCATATTATTTGGGACATATGATTTACTTCTTTGAAAAAGCTTGTGGTATAAGCGGATATTTATTAGGAGTTAATCCGTTTAATCAACCCGGAGTTGAAGAATATAAGAAGAATATGTTTGCATTTCTTGAAAAACCGGGATATGAAGAATTGACAGCTAAAATTAAAGAAAGAATGTAA